The following is a genomic window from Bacillota bacterium.
ATTAACGTCGTAACCAAGGCGATCGTCAATGATAGAGTGGAAGCGCTTTTCGGTCCGAATATGTCCAGCTGCGTCTTGGCTGTTCACCAGGTAGCATGGGACAATAGGGTCCCGATGCTGGTGGGTGCCACGTCTCCCTCGTTCGGTTACGACAGGGTCGGGAACCCGTGGCTCTTCAGACTACGTGCCGACGATGATGTAAAGGTCGTAAACCTCGTTAAATACGCGGTTGAAGTCATGAAGGTCAAGAAGCCCGGGATTATCCACGGCTCGACTGACTACTGCATCGTCGCCAGGGACGTTGCCATAAGAGAGTTCAAAAAGTACGGTATTGATGTCGTGGCCGCCGAGCAAATCAAGGAAGGCGAGAAAGATGCCACCGGCCAACTTCTCAAGATAAAGCGAGCTGGCGCGGATGCGCTCATTGGGCTCACGCATGAGCCGGAAGCCGCGGTCTCGGTGAGGCAGGCCAAACAACTCGGCTTGAACGTGCCCATAATCGGCTTTTCGGCTTGGGGAGTCCCCGCGTTTACCGACCTCGCGGGCGATGCCGCAATCGGTGTCATTTCTGTACAGGGCTTTACGCCCGAGTACAAGGACCCCAAGGTCCAGGAGTTCGTGAAGAAATATCAGGCCAGATGGGGTCAGTTGCCGAGCGACCCTGCTCAGGCATACTACGATGGCGTTTACATCCTCGCCCACGTCATAAACCAGGTGGGATTCGACCGTGAGGCGATCCGCAAAGGCCTTGAGACTCTCAAGGATTTCAACGGCGTCCAGGGCAAACTCACCTGCGACAGTAAGCACAACTTCACGAACTTCTCGTTGATCTCTAGGTTCAAAGGAGACCGCTGGGAGATAATCGATGCCATATTCTAAAAGACTGCATGTCTAGGGTGACCTGGGGTGTAGCTGGAGCGCATGCTCGGTGCACCCCAGGGCCTACCCTGTGGGGAATGAGAGGTGGTGTGAGGGTCATGCTGAGCCAGATAGTTCAGAACGCCGTGAGCGGTGTGGCCATCGGCCTCCTGTACGGTCTTATCGGGCTAGGGGTTGTGCTGTTTTTCCAGACGACGAACCTGATCAACTTTGCACATATCTCTTCCGCTATGCTTGGCGCGTACCTGTTCTATACGTTTTACGTGTTATTGCACCAGAGGTTTGTCACATCCCTTGTCGTGGCTGTTCTCATGGTCGCCCTTTACGGAGCCCTCCTCAAGCGGTTTGTGTACAACCCTCTGTTAAAGCGTCAAGGCGGACGACTGGAGTTTATTATCGCCACTCTTATGCTTTCGGTTTTTCTTCTGAACGCGGTAATAGTCCTTTGGGGTGGCATCCCGCTTCCGTTCCCGCCCGTATTCGGAGACCCTACGAAGCCTTTGATACTGGGGGACATTGTGATCCAGTATCACTCATTGTGGGTATTGGGATTCGTTGGTTTGTTTGTTATAGCGCTTCAGCTATTCTTCACCAAGACCATTACCGGGAAGTCTCTCCGGGCCGTCGCTCAGAATCCCAGAGCGGCCAGGCTTATGGGCGTTGACGTTGACAAGATGCTCCGCCTTTCATTCATGTTGAGTACCGGGATTACGGCTCTGGCCGGAATCCTGCTAGCGCCGACGTACTTTGTGTCGCTGGATCTCGGAGGTGGTATCATCGGAATCAAGGGGTTCGCTTCGGCCGTCATTGCAGGGTTGAAGAAACCTTATCTTGCGCTGCTCGGCGGGGTCATGATCGGGCTTGCGGAGAACTTTGTCGTGCTGTACTTCTCGTCCACCTACAGGGACGTCATCACTTTCTTTCTCCTGATATTGTTCCTGGTGGTCAGAAGACAGCCCGAGGAAGCGGGAAGGTAAAGGGGAGAGAGCGCCATGAACAAGAAACGAGCAGTCCTGATCGCGATGACCGCCGCATTTCTGCTCATTCCCGTGCTCGACAGGAACCAGTACCACATCTATATCCTGGACCGGGCATTGATAAACTGTATAGTCGCCAGTGGCCTTGTTGCCTTGACAGGGCTGGCGGGTCAGATGTCGCTTGGGCATGCAGCATTCTACGGGATAGGCGCCTACACTTCCGCCCTATTGACCGCGAGGCTCGGTGTGCCGATATGGCTGGGCATCGTCGTGGCGGCCGTTGTCTGCCTTGCGGCAGGGATGCTTCTGGGCATACCGTCCTTCAGAGTCTCGGGCTTTTACCTCTCTCTCGTCACGATCGCGTTTGGCAACATAGTCTGGATGGTCATCGTGAACTGGCAGTCACTGACCGGAGGGCCACTTGGGCTGCTTGGCATCCCCACAATCAGGGTCAGCGGCAAGCCCATTGGCAAAGTGGGGTTCTTCTATCTGTCCGCCGTGGTTCTCGCGTTAACCTTCATCATCAGCCGCAGGATCGCCGGCTCCTATCTTGGACGCGCAATGAGGGCGATGCGCGACGACGAAGTGGCGGCCACCACCATGGGAATAAACGCTAGAGCCTTAAAACTCATGGTATTCTCCCTTTCGGCAATGTACGGCGGAGTTGCGGGGGGCCTGTACGCGCACCTTTCGACATTCCTGAGCCCCGAGAGCTTTGTGTTCCTGGAGTCATGCAATTTCGTTGCCATGGCTGTCGTGGGAGGGCTGAGGCACATCTTCGGTGGAATACTCGGGGGCATTGTGGTTACGCTGGTCCCGGAGTTTCTTCGAGTCAAGGGATGGGAGATTTACTACCTTATGGGCTCCAGCCTCGTGATCCTGCTCCTGGTGATCTACCTGCCCTCAGGGCTAGTTCCCGCAATCGACAACGTTTTCGACCGTCTCTTTGTGAGGGGGAGTAGCTCAGTCGCGCGCGGCAGCGGAGCTTCTCCCACCGGCACTGGCCCGGCGAAGGTCACGAAAGGTAGGTGATGGCGGGTGGCTATTCTAACCACGAAGAATCTCACGAAAAGGTTCGGCGGACTTGTCGCGGTCAATGACCTCAGCGTTGAAATCCCGGAAGGACAGGTGACCGGCCTCATTGGCCCCAACGGGTCGGGGAAAAGCACTTTTATCAACCTCATTTCCGGGGTGTACAGGCCAACCTCCGGCGAGATTCACTTCAACGGCCAGGATATCGCGGGCAAACCTGCCCATGTTATCACGGCTATGGGTATGGCCAGAACCTACCAGCAGATCCGGCTTTTCGAGCAACTCACCGTCCTCGAAAACGTCCTCGTTGGGAGGCACCTGAGCTATTCGTCGAACCTCCTCGACATCCTCCTCGCCACAAAGAAGCTTTCGGCCGAGGAGAGGACCGAGAAGGAAAAGGCGTTTGAATACTTGCGACTCGTCGGGCTCGCTGACAAGGCAGATGAGTATCCGAGAAACCTGCCGTACGGTTTCAGGCGGAATCTCGAGATAGCGCGGGCTCTTGCGCTCGAACCGAGACTCTTGCTCCTAGACGAGCCGGCGGCGGGCATGAACCGCGACGAATTCCTTGCGGTCACTCAACTCATCCTCAACCTCAAGGCCCAGGGGCTTTCCATCTTGCTTGTGGAGCACACCATGGAATTCATCGAGACGGTTGCCGATAAGGTGATAGTCCTCAACTTTGGATGCAAGCTGGCTGAGGGCACGTTCGGGGAGATCGAGAGAGACCCGAACGTCATCGAGGCGTACCTGGGCAAGGAGGGGCTGTGAGATGCTCGAAGTCCGCAACCTGGACGTCGCTTACAACGGAATTCCAGCTCTTCGTGGCGTTTCTTTGGACGTGAGAGAGGGCGAGGTCGTGTCAGTGCTAGGGCCAAACGGTGCAGGCAAGACCACGCTGCTCAACGCGATATCGGGGCTTGTGAAACCCGATCCGTCCAGCAAGATACTGTTCATGGGAGAGGACATATCTCAACTCGAGCCCGGCCAGATAGTTGCCAAGGGGATTATCCAGGTCCCGGAGGGCCGGCAGATATTCCCAGAGCTGACCGTGCTCGAGAATGTGGAGGTCGGCTCCATAAGGAGGAAGGACCGGGCGAAAATCAAGAAGGACATAGAAGACATATTCGAGGTATTCCCGGAGCTCAAAGGAAGAAAGCGACAACTCGGAGGCACGCTCAGTGGCGGCGAACAGCAAATGCTCGCTATAGCGCGGGCCCTAATTGCTGAGCCAAAGCTGCTCATGATTGATGAGCCCTCCATGGGACTTGCCCCGATCGTCGTCCAGAGGATATTCAGGCTTATACAAACCGACATCCGTAAGCGCGGGATCACGGTCCTCTTGGTTGAGCAGAACGCTTATCTCTCAATGGCTGTGAGCGACAGGGCATACATCTTAGCCCAGGGCGAGGTTGCCTTGAACGGGACGGTCGAGGAACTCTCCCGGGATGCCAAGGTCAAGGAGACCTATTTCAGAGGCAGAAGTCTCGGGGCGCAGAGCGGTTCTTAGGCGGTCGCGTAGTAGGTCTTGGATGCGAGATGAAGCGACAACGCTCGTCAACACCACGAAGGGGGTTCAGAGAAAGTGGACCTTAGGAGCCGTAACATCACGCTCGAGCCACCGCAGCGCGCTCTCTTGAAAGGCGTTGGGCTCAGTGACGAGGATCTTGAACTCCCTCTTATCGGGATCGCCAACTCGTTCAGCGAGCTCTCTCCTGGTCACATTCACCTGCGCACGATATCTGACTACGTCCGGCGCGGGATCAGGTACGCCGGGGGGACCCCCCTCGAGTTCAACACCATAGCGCTTTGTGATGGGCTTTCCGGGGCGTTTGTCCGGCACAAGGAAGCGCAACGCTATACGCTGCCTCATAGGGATCTCATCGCCGACTCCGTCGAGATGGCGATAGAAGCCAACCAGCTGGACGGGCTCGTGGCCATAGGCACGTGCGACAAGATCGTTCCAGGCATGCTCATGGCCTGTGCTAGGCTGGGAATTCCGGCCATATTCGTTTTCGGCGGGTCGATGCTTCCGGGCAGGTACAAGGGCCGAGTGATCTGCGGCGGCGCCACCGAGATGATAGAGGCCACGGGCCAGTATAAAGCGGGCGCTCTCAGCAAGGAAGACATGGACGCAATGGTTGAGAACGCCTGCCCAACCCCCGGCGCGTGTGGCGCTATGGTAACGGGAAACAGCATGGGCGTCATTGCTGAGGCCCTCGGCATGGGCCTCCCCGGGTCCGGAACCGTCCCAGCCCTCGACATGCGCCAGCTCAGGCTAGCCGAGCTTGCTGGGCGAAGGATTGTGAGCCTCGTGCGTGCTGGTATCACCGCTAGGGACGTGATCTCACGGGAAGCTATGGAAAACGCCATAAGGGTACTGTGCGCGACTGGCGGGTCTACCAACTGCATTCTACATATCATGGCCATCTCCAGGGAGGCGGGGCTCGATGTGGACCTCGATTTGATTGACGAACTCAGCCGCAGGACACCGCATCTGTGCCCACTCATCCCGTCCGGGGAGTTCAGTGTGCCCGAGTTTCATGACGCTGGCGGAGTCCAGGGCGTTATGAAAAGGCTTGCGCCACTGCTGCACCTCGATTGTATGACGGTCACTGGCGAGACTCTGGGCAAGAACCTCGAGCGAGCTGAGGTCCGTGACGAACGAGTGATTAGGCCTCTGCACGATCCTTACAAGCCAGAAGGTGGCATTGCGGTGCTCAAGGGAAATCTCGCTCCCGAAGGCGCCGTCGTCAAGCAATCCGCCGTGTCCGAACGAATGCAGTACCACGTGGGACGCGCCCGGGTGTTCGATTCCGAGGAGGATGCGACCGAGGCGGTCTTGGCCGGCAAGGTCCACGAAGGAGAGGTGGTCGTCGTCAGGTATGAGGGACCCAAGGGAGGTCCCGGTATGCGGGAAATGACGACCGTGATCGGCGCGATATGGGGTAAAGGCCTTCAAAACTCAGTTTCGCTCATCACCGACGGACGGTTCTCAGGAGCGATAAGGGGACCGGCCATAGGCTATATTTCCCCGGAAGCCGCGGAGGGCGGGCCGCTTGGGGTGATCGAAGACGGTGATTTAATCGAGATCGACATCCCCCGCCGAAAACTAGAGGTTCGCCTGGATGAAGCCCAGATAAGAGAGCGACTGGCACGCTGGACGAGGCCTGCGTTCAAAGTGGAGAGGGGCTGCCTTCGCATGTATGAGCGTTTCTCGAGCTCTGCGAACAAAGGGGCGGTAATCGAGCCATGAAGACGACCGGGCCAGGAGAGGTCTCGATTCCCTTCGGTGATGGCGAGGTATTGGTGGACCTCAGAAACGCCGACGTCGTTGCTGTTTGCGGGATCGCAAGATATCCGGCAGTGGATGACATAGAGGCGCGCGTAGCGGAAGCCATCGCTGCTCCCATTGGCGTCCCGCGACTGCGAGAAATGGCAAGAGGCGCGAGGCGCGTCGCGATCGTGTCAGACGACGCCACCCGCCCTACTCCCGTTGCGGATATTCTTCCGCCCATCCTTGGCGAACTAAGGGCATCTGGTGTGCCAGATGACGCAATAACCATCGTCATGGCAAACGGCTCGCACAGGCTCATGACCGCGAACGAGATAGAGCAGAAACTCGGGCCGGGCGTGGCGCGAAGGTTCAAGGTAGTCAACCATGATTACAGAGCACCCGACCTTGTGGACTTCGGCTGCACCCCGAGTGGCGTTCCGATTCATGTGAACAAGGAAATCGCGGATGCGGACTTCGTGATAGGACTGGGAAGCATAGTCCCGCATAGGTACTGCGGGTGGTCAGGCGGTGCGAAGATAATCCAGCCTGGCGTTTGTGGCGAGGAGACCACGGTCGCGACCCACCTCATGATAACTCGGGATCCCAGCGTAAGGTTGGGCAACGTCGAGAACGTGGTAAGGCATGAGATGGAGGAGGTTGCCGCTAGGGCCGGGCTCAGGTTCATAGTGAACGTCATCCTGAACGCTGATTGCCAGGTCGTCGGAATAGTGGCGGGCCATCCCGTGGCAGCGCACAGGTCGGGCGTATCTAAGGCTCTCGAGGTCTGCGGGACCAGGATACGTGAGAAGGCGGACCTAGTGATCGCAGGCTCGCATCCTGCGGACATGAACTTCTGGCAGGCTGGGAAGGCTCTCTATTCGGCAGACCTGGCCGTAAAGGATGGCGGTACCATAATCCTGGTGTCGCCCATGCATGAGGGGATCGGTGAACACAAGGAGTTCGGCGAACTGCTGTCGCTCGAATACGATGAGATCATGAAACGCTTGCGTCAGGGCGAGATCCTGGACCGTCTGTCCGCCGCGGCGGCTCTCGCCGTGAGTCTTGTGGCGCGAAGAACGAGAATAGTGCTAGTAACTAATGGTCTCAGCGATCGGGACGTCTCCGCGATGGGCTTCGTGAGGTATGACGTGGCTGACCTGCAAAAGGCCGTGGACGACGCATTGGCGCCGTACGGCAATCTCACGCGCAGAGTCGTTGTTCTGCGCGAGGCTCCAGACATCCTTCCGATGGTCGAATGAGCCCTGTCCTCTTGAGGTGAGCAGAGTGCCGGCCGAGTTTGATTTGAAATACGGAGACATCACCGTTGCGGTCTCCGTCCCAGAGGGCCTTCGAACGACTGTGCTTAGTCCAGGCGTGGGTGCGAACAGCGCTGGCAGCGGCGCCCCGTTGACTGATCCTTTACTCGCGCTGGAGGACTCTCTCAGAAACCCCATAGGCTCGCCGCCACTGTGCGAGGTGGTGCGGCCGGGGGACCGGGTCGTAGTGCTCGTGAGCGACATTACAAGGCTTTGGATCCGTACGAGCGACTTCATGGCTCCCATTCTGGACCACCTCAACCGCGCAGGGGTGCCGGACTCCCGCATTTCAATATGCGTGGCCATGGGGTCTCACAGGAAAATGACGCCCGATGAGATACGCCGGATCGTTGGCGATATGGCGTACGAAAGGGTTTCCGTGTTCCAGCACGACATCGATGACGAGAACGGGTTCGTGTACCTCGGCAAGACCAGTCGGGGCACGCCAGTGTGGGTCAATCGGCGGGTGATGGAACACGACAGGATTCTAATGACCGGCGGAATCGTCCACCATGCTATGGCTGGATACGGGGGCGGAAGGAAAAGCGTCCTGCCTGGGATCGCCTCGAGGGACACGATCAAGGCCAACCATCTTTGGGTCTTGGACCCGGACAAGGTAGGGATAAGGCCAGGGGTTGGGTCCGCCAAAACCTTGGGTAATCCACTTCACGAGGACATGGTGGACGCCGCAGCCATGGTGGCACCGGACTTCATTGTCAACGTGGTCACCGACTCGCAGGGCTGGTTTGCGGGCTTCTTCTCCGGGCACTGGCTTGAGGCCTGGCAAGCGGGGTGCAAATTGGTGGACCGCATGTATTGCGTCCCGATAGACCACAAGGTGGATATGGTGATCGCCTCGTGCGGTGGGTACCCTAGGGACATTTCCATGTACCAAGCCAGCAAGAGCTTCTATAACGCCTGGATGGCGCTCAAGCCTGGAGGGACCCTTGTCCTTTTGGTCGAGGCGAGGGAGGGAGGGGGCGGCGAGGAGTTCTTCAAATGGTTTCGATACCCGGATATCGAATCGTGCTACGAGGCGCTCAAGAGCGACTTCACGGTTGCGGGTTACCTAGCGTTCTTGACGCGGTATATTGCCAGCGTGGTAAGGACAGTCATTGTAACCGATATGGATAGTAACTTGGTGCGGACAATGGGGGTAATTCCTGCGCCCACCGTGCGCGAAGCCGTGGAAACAGGGTTAAGTTGGGCGGGGCATGATCCAGAGATACTGGTCATGCCTGAGGCCGGAATAACCCTTCCGATCCTGCACGGCGAGACGCCTTGAAAACACTTGGTCTTGGTGTTGAAACCGCATGAGTGAGAAACACGAAAGAAATGAGACACAAAGCCAAGAGAGGGAAGGGAGGTGCTGCTGGCGGCGTTTGTCCGCCGGCACGAAATGAAGGTACTCGAGAACATGCCCATGGAGGGGGCGCCATGGTTCAGTGACGTGAAATGGGTGTCCCCGATGAACTTCGACCCTGCGATAAGACCCGCTACGACCTCCAAACGCGTTTACATTCATGACGTCACCCTTCGGGACGGGGAGCAGACGTGCGGGCTCAACTGGACAGAGGACGAAAGGATCAGGATCGCGGTTGCCCTAAGCGAGATAGGAGTCCAACGGATAGAGGTCGGCATGCCCGCAGTCAGCGAGGACATCTCTCGTGCAATAACGAGGCTCGTAGCGATGGGTCTTCCTGCGGAGATAGTTCCTTTCGCCCGGTGTGTCAAGCAAGATATCGACGCTGCTGTCGACTCAGGTGCAAAGTCCATAGTGGTAGAACATGCTGTAAACCCGTACACGTGCCAGTATGCGTATAACGTTGACACGGAGGCGCTTATCAGCAGGATAGTCGAATCGGTGAACTACGCGAAGTCGCAGGGTCTCCGCACGACGTTCATGGGATGGGACGTCACCCGTGCTACGTTCGAGTATGTGTTCAAGGTCTACCGCCGAGTGGTGGAAGAGTGCCACCCTGAGGCAGTGGTGTTTACTGACAGCTTTGGAGTGGCGTCCCCCCTCGCGATATTCCATGCGATCAAGACCCTGAAGGAGATGCTTCCAGCGGTCAGGCTGGAGTTTCACGTGCACAACGAGTTCGGAATGGCGATGGGCTCGGTGATTGCAGCTGCTTATGCCGGGGTGGACGGAATCCACTCGTCCATCAACGGCCT
Proteins encoded in this region:
- a CDS encoding ABC transporter substrate-binding protein, whose protein sequence is MFRRLSIATIVAVLLVTSLAPIAIGAEPTYKIGLVAPFTGQGSILGDYIKNSFVMAVDEINAAGGVRGRKIDYVIYDDAASPATSINVVTKAIVNDRVEALFGPNMSSCVLAVHQVAWDNRVPMLVGATSPSFGYDRVGNPWLFRLRADDDVKVVNLVKYAVEVMKVKKPGIIHGSTDYCIVARDVAIREFKKYGIDVVAAEQIKEGEKDATGQLLKIKRAGADALIGLTHEPEAAVSVRQAKQLGLNVPIIGFSAWGVPAFTDLAGDAAIGVISVQGFTPEYKDPKVQEFVKKYQARWGQLPSDPAQAYYDGVYILAHVINQVGFDREAIRKGLETLKDFNGVQGKLTCDSKHNFTNFSLISRFKGDRWEIIDAIF
- a CDS encoding branched-chain amino acid ABC transporter permease translates to MLSQIVQNAVSGVAIGLLYGLIGLGVVLFFQTTNLINFAHISSAMLGAYLFYTFYVLLHQRFVTSLVVAVLMVALYGALLKRFVYNPLLKRQGGRLEFIIATLMLSVFLLNAVIVLWGGIPLPFPPVFGDPTKPLILGDIVIQYHSLWVLGFVGLFVIALQLFFTKTITGKSLRAVAQNPRAARLMGVDVDKMLRLSFMLSTGITALAGILLAPTYFVSLDLGGGIIGIKGFASAVIAGLKKPYLALLGGVMIGLAENFVVLYFSSTYRDVITFFLLILFLVVRRQPEEAGR
- a CDS encoding branched-chain amino acid ABC transporter permease codes for the protein MTAAFLLIPVLDRNQYHIYILDRALINCIVASGLVALTGLAGQMSLGHAAFYGIGAYTSALLTARLGVPIWLGIVVAAVVCLAAGMLLGIPSFRVSGFYLSLVTIAFGNIVWMVIVNWQSLTGGPLGLLGIPTIRVSGKPIGKVGFFYLSAVVLALTFIISRRIAGSYLGRAMRAMRDDEVAATTMGINARALKLMVFSLSAMYGGVAGGLYAHLSTFLSPESFVFLESCNFVAMAVVGGLRHIFGGILGGIVVTLVPEFLRVKGWEIYYLMGSSLVILLLVIYLPSGLVPAIDNVFDRLFVRGSSSVARGSGASPTGTGPAKVTKGR
- a CDS encoding ABC transporter ATP-binding protein, with amino-acid sequence MAILTTKNLTKRFGGLVAVNDLSVEIPEGQVTGLIGPNGSGKSTFINLISGVYRPTSGEIHFNGQDIAGKPAHVITAMGMARTYQQIRLFEQLTVLENVLVGRHLSYSSNLLDILLATKKLSAEERTEKEKAFEYLRLVGLADKADEYPRNLPYGFRRNLEIARALALEPRLLLLDEPAAGMNRDEFLAVTQLILNLKAQGLSILLVEHTMEFIETVADKVIVLNFGCKLAEGTFGEIERDPNVIEAYLGKEGL
- a CDS encoding ABC transporter ATP-binding protein, with translation MLEVRNLDVAYNGIPALRGVSLDVREGEVVSVLGPNGAGKTTLLNAISGLVKPDPSSKILFMGEDISQLEPGQIVAKGIIQVPEGRQIFPELTVLENVEVGSIRRKDRAKIKKDIEDIFEVFPELKGRKRQLGGTLSGGEQQMLAIARALIAEPKLLMIDEPSMGLAPIVVQRIFRLIQTDIRKRGITVLLVEQNAYLSMAVSDRAYILAQGEVALNGTVEELSRDAKVKETYFRGRSLGAQSGS
- the ilvD gene encoding dihydroxy-acid dehydratase yields the protein MDLRSRNITLEPPQRALLKGVGLSDEDLELPLIGIANSFSELSPGHIHLRTISDYVRRGIRYAGGTPLEFNTIALCDGLSGAFVRHKEAQRYTLPHRDLIADSVEMAIEANQLDGLVAIGTCDKIVPGMLMACARLGIPAIFVFGGSMLPGRYKGRVICGGATEMIEATGQYKAGALSKEDMDAMVENACPTPGACGAMVTGNSMGVIAEALGMGLPGSGTVPALDMRQLRLAELAGRRIVSLVRAGITARDVISREAMENAIRVLCATGGSTNCILHIMAISREAGLDVDLDLIDELSRRTPHLCPLIPSGEFSVPEFHDAGGVQGVMKRLAPLLHLDCMTVTGETLGKNLERAEVRDERVIRPLHDPYKPEGGIAVLKGNLAPEGAVVKQSAVSERMQYHVGRARVFDSEEDATEAVLAGKVHEGEVVVVRYEGPKGGPGMREMTTVIGAIWGKGLQNSVSLITDGRFSGAIRGPAIGYISPEAAEGGPLGVIEDGDLIEIDIPRRKLEVRLDEAQIRERLARWTRPAFKVERGCLRMYERFSSSANKGAVIEP
- the larA gene encoding nickel-dependent lactate racemase; this encodes MKTTGPGEVSIPFGDGEVLVDLRNADVVAVCGIARYPAVDDIEARVAEAIAAPIGVPRLREMARGARRVAIVSDDATRPTPVADILPPILGELRASGVPDDAITIVMANGSHRLMTANEIEQKLGPGVARRFKVVNHDYRAPDLVDFGCTPSGVPIHVNKEIADADFVIGLGSIVPHRYCGWSGGAKIIQPGVCGEETTVATHLMITRDPSVRLGNVENVVRHEMEEVAARAGLRFIVNVILNADCQVVGIVAGHPVAAHRSGVSKALEVCGTRIREKADLVIAGSHPADMNFWQAGKALYSADLAVKDGGTIILVSPMHEGIGEHKEFGELLSLEYDEIMKRLRQGEILDRLSAAAALAVSLVARRTRIVLVTNGLSDRDVSAMGFVRYDVADLQKAVDDALAPYGNLTRRVVVLREAPDILPMVE
- the larA gene encoding nickel-dependent lactate racemase, with protein sequence MPAEFDLKYGDITVAVSVPEGLRTTVLSPGVGANSAGSGAPLTDPLLALEDSLRNPIGSPPLCEVVRPGDRVVVLVSDITRLWIRTSDFMAPILDHLNRAGVPDSRISICVAMGSHRKMTPDEIRRIVGDMAYERVSVFQHDIDDENGFVYLGKTSRGTPVWVNRRVMEHDRILMTGGIVHHAMAGYGGGRKSVLPGIASRDTIKANHLWVLDPDKVGIRPGVGSAKTLGNPLHEDMVDAAAMVAPDFIVNVVTDSQGWFAGFFSGHWLEAWQAGCKLVDRMYCVPIDHKVDMVIASCGGYPRDISMYQASKSFYNAWMALKPGGTLVLLVEAREGGGGEEFFKWFRYPDIESCYEALKSDFTVAGYLAFLTRYIASVVRTVIVTDMDSNLVRTMGVIPAPTVREAVETGLSWAGHDPEILVMPEAGITLPILHGETP
- a CDS encoding homocitrate synthase — translated: MKVLENMPMEGAPWFSDVKWVSPMNFDPAIRPATTSKRVYIHDVTLRDGEQTCGLNWTEDERIRIAVALSEIGVQRIEVGMPAVSEDISRAITRLVAMGLPAEIVPFARCVKQDIDAAVDSGAKSIVVEHAVNPYTCQYAYNVDTEALISRIVESVNYAKSQGLRTTFMGWDVTRATFEYVFKVYRRVVEECHPEAVVFTDSFGVASPLAIFHAIKTLKEMLPAVRLEFHVHNEFGMAMGSVIAAAYAGVDGIHSSINGLGERTGNVPTEEVVAALELLLNIDTGIDMKKIDSVTKLVEDISGIPIWTNKPVTGKKLFWVESGVVVDAKTKLENAGIRPAMSPYLPEVVGREGIKVVLGGSSGKASIKFYLDQKGLDYTEEDAAAILERVKAAGREKRRVLTDEEIDSIIGEVLGKKP